A single region of the Pseudomonas granadensis genome encodes:
- a CDS encoding RHS repeat domain-containing protein, which translates to MGIHSKTPSLAVNDPRGLAILTVNYWRADAGMASELRIERTLRDVAGRAVKQWDARLWALQATDPQAPASLTSVHALNDSALRSDSTDAGVQVQLPGLAGETLFNWDSRGTRREIEYDDLLRPVAVFEEGTGVPRRCAERLAYGRPGAGDPLCNQLGRLIRHDDPGGSVLFTQFAITGQCSENTRHFTLEPVAADWPEAIVDRQKLLEREGATTQWRHAPLQSVLEQLDARGHRQVFALTLDGRLRGVDVRLDLQAQSHSVVSDIRYNAQGQVIQETAGNGVLTALSYRPEDGRLLTRHAQDKLGNVLQHLLYAYDPMGNVTSIEDQALPERWFANQRIEPISRYRYDSLYQLSRASGWEAGAAGGGPTALVNYTQDYRYDAGGNLLKLIHVGEQNPCHDLQAARYSNRCLPWRNGVPPDEAAIGAAFDARGNLLLLDQGRQLQWNLLNQLDSVVVVSRRSDADDRECYLYDGAGQRVRKTGVSLTNSRSLLAEVRYLPALELRTNTGTGESLQVITVQTGLNSVRVLHWQSPPPTGSNDLYRYGFSDHLGSISIELDAEANLISREHFYPSGATAWVDDPEVSYKTVRYSGKERDATGLYYYGYRYYVPWLQRWLNPDPAGIVDGLNVFRMLRNSPINRHDENGTSSYDVLNEQESFAKKNNIKIISRGLDSFPATQREATSEALELGLEWVTNAEKALSQPSLSPSTQKILTMMFDEHDFSSAGEKDSFTSLLLADMQEIKSFMTMLLDKRNQQVVLVDQLPGMDALAFNTANDGNFIWVSQSYIERSHGVSQARTMVHEAAHAMRRNNALNFVNDFMYLNFGEEGRAASKEDINDYVLLGRLSSSESMGSAPDESTFSARTLAHYKNAVNTVLEKLGKSPATSPRKRADAYIGHVKVRQNVARRNADSLSVFAMQFRR; encoded by the coding sequence ATGGGCATCCACAGCAAAACACCATCGCTTGCCGTGAACGATCCGCGCGGGTTGGCCATCCTCACGGTCAATTACTGGCGGGCCGATGCGGGAATGGCCAGTGAGCTGCGAATCGAGCGGACGTTGCGCGACGTTGCCGGGCGTGCGGTCAAACAATGGGATGCTCGACTCTGGGCGCTGCAAGCGACTGACCCGCAGGCGCCTGCCAGTCTCACCTCAGTCCACGCTCTGAACGATAGTGCGCTGCGCTCGGACAGCACCGATGCGGGGGTCCAGGTCCAGTTGCCGGGTCTGGCTGGCGAGACGCTGTTCAACTGGGACAGCCGCGGCACACGCCGCGAAATTGAATACGACGATCTGCTGCGCCCGGTCGCGGTGTTCGAAGAGGGCACCGGCGTGCCTCGGCGGTGTGCAGAACGTTTGGCCTACGGCCGCCCCGGTGCGGGTGATCCGCTGTGCAATCAGTTAGGTCGGTTGATCCGCCATGACGATCCGGGAGGCAGTGTTCTGTTCACGCAGTTTGCGATCACCGGGCAGTGCAGTGAAAACACCCGTCACTTCACGCTTGAGCCGGTCGCGGCGGATTGGCCCGAGGCCATTGTCGATCGACAGAAGTTGCTCGAGCGCGAGGGGGCAACCACACAATGGCGTCATGCGCCGCTGCAATCTGTGCTGGAACAACTCGATGCTCGTGGTCACCGGCAGGTGTTCGCGCTGACGCTGGACGGGCGGTTACGCGGGGTGGATGTACGTCTCGATCTTCAGGCCCAAAGCCATTCGGTGGTCAGCGATATTCGTTACAACGCGCAGGGGCAAGTCATTCAGGAGACGGCGGGCAACGGCGTACTGACAGCGCTGAGCTACCGCCCCGAAGACGGCCGCCTGCTCACGCGCCACGCTCAGGACAAGCTGGGCAATGTGTTGCAGCATCTGCTCTATGCCTACGACCCGATGGGTAACGTAACGAGTATCGAAGACCAGGCATTGCCCGAGCGCTGGTTCGCCAACCAGCGCATCGAGCCGATCAGCCGTTATCGCTACGACAGTCTTTATCAGCTGTCCCGCGCCTCTGGCTGGGAGGCAGGCGCCGCCGGAGGCGGGCCGACAGCCCTGGTCAATTACACGCAGGACTATCGTTACGATGCCGGCGGCAATCTGCTGAAGCTGATTCACGTTGGCGAACAGAATCCCTGTCATGATCTGCAGGCCGCGCGCTACAGCAATCGTTGCCTGCCCTGGCGAAATGGTGTGCCGCCCGATGAGGCAGCGATCGGCGCAGCTTTCGATGCACGGGGCAATCTGCTGTTGCTGGATCAGGGACGCCAGTTGCAATGGAACCTGCTTAATCAGCTGGATTCAGTAGTGGTCGTATCACGCAGATCAGACGCCGATGATCGTGAATGCTATCTCTACGATGGCGCCGGTCAACGTGTACGCAAAACGGGGGTATCGCTGACAAATTCACGCAGCCTGCTCGCGGAAGTCCGTTATTTGCCAGCGCTGGAGTTGCGTACGAACACTGGCACGGGCGAGAGCCTGCAAGTCATCACCGTGCAGACCGGCCTCAACAGTGTCCGCGTTCTGCACTGGCAAAGCCCGCCACCGACGGGCAGCAACGATCTCTACCGATACGGTTTCAGCGATCATCTGGGTTCGATCAGTATTGAGCTGGACGCTGAGGCGAACCTGATCAGTCGCGAACATTTCTATCCGTCCGGTGCGACTGCATGGGTTGATGACCCCGAGGTCAGTTATAAAACCGTGCGTTATTCAGGCAAGGAGCGCGATGCGACGGGGCTTTACTACTATGGATATCGTTATTACGTGCCTTGGTTGCAACGCTGGTTGAATCCTGATCCAGCAGGGATTGTGGATGGCCTGAATGTGTTCCGGATGCTAAGGAACTCCCCGATTAACCGTCATGACGAAAATGGGACGAGTAGTTATGACGTTTTGAATGAACAGGAATCCTTTGCAAAAAAAAACAATATTAAAATTATTTCCAGGGGACTTGATTCATTCCCGGCAACACAAAGGGAGGCAACGAGCGAAGCATTAGAGTTAGGACTTGAATGGGTAACAAATGCGGAGAAAGCGTTGTCGCAGCCTTCGTTAAGCCCCTCCACGCAGAAAATTTTAACAATGATGTTTGATGAGCATGACTTCTCGTCTGCGGGGGAAAAAGACAGTTTTACTTCCCTGCTGCTGGCGGATATGCAGGAGATCAAGTCTTTCATGACGATGTTGCTGGACAAGCGCAACCAGCAAGTGGTTCTTGTCGATCAGCTTCCGGGTATGGATGCATTGGCGTTCAATACGGCCAATGACGGGAATTTCATATGGGTGAGCCAAAGTTATATCGAGCGTAGCCACGGGGTTTCTCAGGCACGAACAATGGTTCATGAGGCCGCCCATGCCATGCGTAGAAATAACGCACTGAACTTTGTGAACGACTTTATGTATCTGAATTTTGGAGAGGAGGGTCGGGCCGCATCAAAGGAAGACATTAATGACTACGTTCTGCTTGGACGTTTGTCCTCCAGCGAGAGCATGGGTAGCGCGCCTGATGAGAGCACCTTTAGCGCGCGTACACTTGCTCATTACAAGAATGCAGTGAATACAGTCCTGGAAAAATTGGGTAAAAGTCCGGCAACGTCGCCGCGAAAACGTGCAGATGCCTACATCGGACACGTAAAAGTCCGGCAAAACGTTGCTCGACGCAACGCAGATTCGCTGTCTGTATTCGCCATGCAGTTCCGACGTTGA
- a CDS encoding mannose-1-phosphate guanylyltransferase/mannose-6-phosphate isomerase, which yields MIPVILSGGSGSRLWPLSRKQFPKQFLALTGEHTLFQQTLERLVFEGMDTPIVVCNKDHRFIVNEQLANRNLECQRILMEPFGRNTAPAVALTAMMLVNEGRDELMLVLPADHVLEDQKALQRALALATVAAENGEMVLFGVPATKPETGYGYIKSTGDSLLPEGVSRVSHFVEKPDVKRATEYVESGGYYWNSGMFLFRASRFLEELKKHDPDIYDTCLLTLERSQQDADTVTLDEATFACCPDNSIDYSVMEKTQRACVVPLTAGWSDVGCWSSLWEVNEKDANGNVSKGDVVIQDSKNCMIHGNGKLVSVIGLENIVVVETKDAMMIAHKDKVQGVKQMVNTLNEQGRSETQNHCEVYRPWGSYDSVDMGGRFQVKHISVKPGACLSLQMHHHRAEHWIVVSGTAEVTCDENVFLLTENQSTYIPIASVHRLRNPGKIPLEIIEVQSGSYLGEDDIERFEDIYGRSTPIERGVSVKTIAQ from the coding sequence ATGATTCCGGTGATCTTGTCAGGTGGTAGCGGTTCGCGTCTGTGGCCACTGTCGCGTAAGCAGTTCCCTAAACAGTTCCTGGCCCTGACCGGCGAACACACACTGTTCCAGCAAACCCTGGAGCGCCTGGTGTTCGAAGGCATGGACACCCCCATCGTGGTCTGCAACAAGGATCACCGCTTCATCGTCAACGAGCAGTTGGCCAACCGCAATCTGGAATGCCAGCGCATCCTGATGGAACCGTTCGGCCGCAACACCGCACCGGCCGTGGCGCTGACCGCGATGATGCTGGTCAATGAAGGCCGTGACGAGTTGATGCTGGTGCTGCCGGCCGACCACGTTCTGGAAGACCAGAAAGCCCTGCAACGCGCGCTCGCCCTGGCCACCGTTGCCGCTGAAAATGGCGAAATGGTGCTGTTCGGCGTGCCGGCGACCAAACCGGAAACCGGTTACGGCTACATCAAGTCCACTGGCGATTCGCTGCTGCCGGAAGGCGTCAGCCGTGTCTCGCACTTCGTCGAAAAACCTGACGTCAAGCGCGCCACCGAATACGTCGAGTCCGGCGGTTACTACTGGAACAGCGGCATGTTCCTGTTCCGCGCCAGCCGCTTCCTCGAAGAACTGAAAAAGCACGATCCGGACATCTACGACACCTGCCTGCTGACCCTTGAGCGCAGCCAGCAGGACGCCGACACCGTGACCCTCGACGAAGCCACCTTCGCCTGCTGCCCGGACAACTCCATCGACTACTCGGTGATGGAAAAAACCCAGCGCGCCTGCGTCGTGCCGCTGACCGCTGGCTGGAGCGATGTCGGTTGCTGGTCGTCGCTGTGGGAAGTCAACGAGAAAGATGCCAACGGCAACGTCAGCAAAGGCGACGTGGTCATTCAGGACAGCAAGAACTGCATGATCCATGGCAACGGCAAACTGGTCTCGGTGATCGGTCTGGAAAACATCGTCGTGGTCGAAACCAAAGACGCCATGATGATTGCCCACAAGGACAAGGTTCAGGGCGTCAAGCAGATGGTCAACACGCTCAACGAGCAGGGCCGCAGCGAAACCCAGAACCACTGCGAAGTCTATCGTCCGTGGGGCTCGTACGACTCGGTGGACATGGGCGGGCGCTTCCAGGTCAAGCACATCTCGGTGAAGCCGGGCGCGTGCCTGTCGCTGCAGATGCACCACCACCGCGCCGAACACTGGATCGTGGTCAGCGGCACTGCCGAAGTGACCTGCGACGAAAACGTGTTCCTGCTCACCGAAAACCAGTCGACCTACATCCCGATCGCCTCGGTGCACCGTCTGCGCAATCCGGGCAAGATCCCGCTGGAGATCATCGAAGTTCAGTCGGGTTCGTACCTGGGTGAGGACGACATCGAACGCTTCGAAGATATCTACGGTCGCTCCACCCCGATCGAACGCGGCGTGTCGGTCAAAACCATCGCGCAGTGA
- a CDS encoding alginate O-acetyltransferase AlgF, whose product MTFTTTPRRLAKSFALVAGLSVLSVPAFAGGDAALYGPTAPKGSTFVRVYNASNAEVSATVGSTSLSDIAPLASSDFSFMPGGDYSAKVGSQTLPVKLAGDHYYTLVNNASGAPQLIEEPPFKNKQKSLVRVQNLSDKPLTLKTADGKTEVVPNVAAKGRGEREINPVKVSLALYEGDKKVGDVKPVALERGEAAVLYVTGNGSNLSPVWVKRPVSTR is encoded by the coding sequence ATGACTTTCACTACTACTCCTCGTCGTCTCGCTAAAAGCTTCGCTCTGGTCGCTGGCCTCAGCGTGCTTTCCGTACCTGCCTTCGCCGGTGGCGACGCCGCGCTGTATGGCCCGACTGCACCGAAAGGCTCGACCTTCGTGCGCGTCTACAACGCCAGCAACGCTGAAGTCAGCGCCACCGTCGGCAGCACCAGCCTGAGCGACATCGCGCCACTGGCCAGCAGCGATTTCAGCTTCATGCCGGGCGGCGACTACAGCGCCAAGGTCGGCAGCCAGACCCTGCCGGTGAAACTGGCCGGTGACCACTACTACACCCTGGTCAACAACGCTTCCGGCGCGCCGCAACTGATCGAAGAGCCGCCCTTCAAGAACAAGCAGAAATCGCTGGTTCGCGTGCAGAACCTCAGCGACAAGCCGCTGACTCTGAAGACCGCTGACGGCAAAACCGAAGTGGTGCCGAACGTGGCTGCCAAGGGCCGTGGCGAACGTGAAATCAACCCGGTGAAAGTCAGCCTGGCGCTGTACGAAGGAGACAAGAAAGTCGGCGACGTCAAACCCGTCGCTCTGGAACGCGGTGAAGCAGCAGTGCTGTACGTCACCGGTAACGGCAGCAACCTGTCGCCAGTCTGGGTGAAACGCCCAGTGTCGACTCGCTAA
- a CDS encoding alginate O-acetyltransferase produces the protein MTRSLRIFYIALFLVTLLVLGLWSVRSFFGFSTNADATVLNGRWTKAVETHYDEEFPIKRLGTNLWAALDFKLFNEGRPGVVLGRDQWLYSDEEFNPIVNEELNLQGNYALVEGVRQTLKDKGVKLVMAIVPAKARLYPEHLDEVKPSSIHENLYQDFHARVAGDKILAPDLLGPLQQAKQNGQQVFLRTDTHWTPEGAEIAANTLAKTIAEKFPLSGEPQRFVTTPAEKVTHKGDLRLFLPLDPLFENMMPAPEPLQKRNTVAAEQPAGDDALFANSEVPVALIGTSYSANPNWNFVGALKQALHSDVVNYAEDGHGPILPMLSYLKSDDFKNSPPQVLIWEFPERYLPVNNEIGDADPQWVAELKQAGARQQNVAINTKSETPDRAQN, from the coding sequence ATGACCCGCTCATTACGCATCTTCTACATCGCCCTGTTCCTGGTGACGCTGTTGGTCCTCGGTCTGTGGTCGGTTCGCAGCTTCTTCGGCTTCAGCACCAACGCCGATGCGACGGTGCTCAACGGCCGCTGGACCAAGGCTGTGGAAACCCACTACGACGAGGAATTCCCGATCAAGCGTCTTGGCACCAACCTCTGGGCCGCGCTGGATTTCAAGCTGTTCAACGAAGGTCGTCCGGGCGTGGTGCTCGGTCGCGATCAGTGGCTGTACAGCGATGAGGAATTCAACCCGATCGTCAACGAAGAGCTGAACCTGCAAGGCAACTACGCGCTGGTCGAAGGCGTGCGCCAGACCCTGAAAGACAAAGGCGTGAAACTGGTGATGGCGATTGTTCCGGCCAAAGCGCGCCTGTATCCGGAACACCTGGATGAAGTGAAACCTTCGAGCATCCACGAAAACCTATATCAGGATTTCCACGCTCGCGTTGCCGGCGACAAGATCCTCGCCCCTGACCTGCTCGGCCCGTTGCAACAGGCCAAGCAGAATGGTCAGCAAGTGTTCCTGCGCACCGACACCCACTGGACTCCGGAAGGCGCCGAGATCGCCGCCAACACCCTGGCCAAAACCATTGCCGAGAAATTCCCGCTCAGCGGTGAGCCGCAGCGCTTCGTCACCACGCCGGCCGAGAAGGTCACGCACAAGGGCGACCTGCGTCTGTTCCTGCCGCTCGATCCGCTGTTCGAAAACATGATGCCGGCACCGGAGCCCCTGCAGAAACGCAACACCGTGGCCGCCGAGCAGCCTGCCGGTGACGACGCCCTGTTCGCCAACAGCGAAGTACCGGTCGCACTGATCGGCACCAGCTACAGCGCCAACCCGAACTGGAACTTCGTCGGTGCGCTGAAGCAAGCGCTGCACAGCGACGTGGTCAATTACGCCGAAGACGGCCATGGCCCGATCCTGCCGATGCTCAGCTACCTGAAAAGCGATGACTTCAAGAACAGCCCGCCACAGGTGCTGATCTGGGAGTTTCCTGAACGATATCTGCCTGTGAACAACGAAATCGGCGACGCCGACCCACAGTGGGTCGCAGAGCTCAAACAAGCCGGCGCCCGCCAACAAAACGTAGCCATCAACACTAAATCCGAGACGCCCGATCGGGCGCAAAACTGA